AGTACCTAAAGCATATAAGCTTGCTGAAATTGAAAACAAATATGGCCATAGAGGTGCATATTACACACATGCCTATCTGCTGGATGACCCAAAGAATATTGAACTTTTACGAAAAATGCAAGCCATGGGGCATGAAATATCCTATCACTATGATGTGATGGATAGTAATCACGGAAATATAAATGAAGCCATCAAAGAATTTGAAGATAACCGTAAACGGTTTGAGGCCTTGGGATTCCCTATCATCACAGTTTGCCAGCATGGCAATCCTGTTGTTGAACGCGTGGGATATACCTCTAATCGAGATTTCTTTCGTAGTTCTCAGGTACAGGCTATGTATCCTAATATCGCAGATATTATGGTTGATTATAAAGATAAATACCATACTGAATACTCCTATTTCTCAGATGCAGGACGTAAATTCAAATTTATTTTTGATCCTATCAATAACGACCTTGTAAACAGTGATGATAAGAATATTCCATATGAAGATTTGAATGCTCTTATTGAGGCTTTGCCATCAAAGGCTATTATCAGTACGCATCCACATCGTTGGGCAGATTCAGTTGCTTCCTACATTGTGAAGGATAAGGTATTTAAGATTGTAAAAGGCACAGCAAAGCTGGCTATGAAGGTGCCTGGAGTAAAGAAAATTATGTGCAGATATTATTATCTGGCCAAGAAGATATAAGGTGGAATTATGAACATATTATTGATGGCAAGAATCATTGCAAAAACCGGTGTTGGCAACCATGTGAAGCAATTGAGTGAAGAATTGGTTAATCAAGGTCACAAAGTTTGGGTCATTGCAAGCACAAATGAAATGGCTATTGGTCAAACCGGGGGGGTATTGTTTGAACAAGTAGAATTACGTTCGAAGAAGCCCATTACAATCATTAAAACGCTGAAAAGAATACATCAAATTATTGTCGACAATCAAATTGAGATTGTCCACTGCCATCATAGAATGGCGGGTTTATATATGAAATGGTACAATCTGCACTGGTCTATACCTTATATCTGGACGTTGCATTTAGCTCCAATACCATGTGATCCAATTCATAGAATGATGACCAGCTACGGAAAACGTGCAATTGCTATTTCCTATGAGGTTGGAGAATTTCTGAAAGATGATCTCAAGATACCCCAGAAGGATATTAGATATGTGCTGAATGGGGTTGACGAGAAAACTCTACTCCCTGTGACTAAAGAAGAAAAAAAGCAGCTCCGAAAGCAGATGGGTATTCCGGTCGATAAGACTGTGGTTGCATTACATTCAAGAATTGATCCAGTTAAGAACCATGAAGCAGTCGTTGAAGCGGTTGGGATGCTTACACCTGACGATAGAGAAAAACTTATAGTTCTCTGCTCTGGAGAGAAGTCTGGTGCTTATTATGAAATGCTTCAAAAACGAATCTGCGAATTAAGTATCAGTGATTGTTTTCATTTTTGCGGTTGGGTAAAAGCTGAAACAATTATAGGTGCATCGGATGCGCTTATGCTTCCCAGTTTGAAAGAAGGTTTTGGCCTTAACTGCATAGAGGCGATGTTCATGAGAGTTCCGGTATTCCGAACCAAAACCTGTGGCTATCGGGATATGCAAGATTATTGTGTTGGGATGGAAGATGTTGCAGCACAGACTGTTTTAAAACATCTTCGCGGAATACTATCAGGAGAATTTCTGGACGAGGATCGTATAAATTTTGCAGAAGCGTTTGTTCGGAAGAAGTGCACTGTAAAGGCAATGACAGAACATACAGTAGCAGTCTACGAGGATGTGCTTAGAGAAATAGTGTAAAAGAGAGGTAAGATGAAATATGGACGCATCACAGAGTGTTAAACAGGTACAGAAGAAGATTCTTGAAGTTATGAAATATATAGATAAGTTATGCCGTGACAATGGGATTGTCTACTATATCATGGGTGGTACAGCTCTTGGTGCAATCAGACACGGTGGTTTTATTCCTTGGGATGATGATTTGGATATCTTTATGACTCCTTCGGAATATGAAAAATTCAAGAAAGTATTCGAAGCAGAGAATAGTTCAACGTTTGTCTTACAGGAGTGGCGCACCACTCCAGACTACCTTGAATACGCCAAGGTACGTATGAATGGGACAACTTTCATTGAGGAGGCCTTCAGAGATAGAAAAGATCTTCACCAAGGCATATATGTAGATATCATGATTCTGCATAAAGTTCCGGAGAACAAGTTCATTCAGAAGCTGGTATATTACGAATCCAAGTTTGTGACGCTTTATGCGTTGTCGCAGAGAAATTGGAAGCCGAAGAGTACAAGCAAGAAACTGGTGCTTAAATCCCTGAAGTTTATGCCGTGTAAATTGATGGCAAAATGCTTCTACCGAAGAATCTACAAGTATGATGATACGAAGACGAACTTTAAATACTGCTATTGGATTACACCGGTAAAATTCAGAAGTGGATTGTTTGATTCATCGTTCTTCTCTGATCCTGTGGATATTCCGTTTGAGGATACGATTTTACTGGGGTCTAAAAAGATTAAGGAATATCTGGAATACCGCTATGGAGATTATATGAAGCTTCCGTCCAAGGAGGCGCAGCAGGCAGCGGTACATGCCATGCTTTTCGATGTTAATCGAGACTATAAGGAATATGTAAAATAGAAGGTGATACAATCTTTCACCTTATTGGGAGTGGTAAAAATAAATGTTGGTATGTGTTGTAGGTAACTTTGGAGATAAGAGTATACTGACTGATGGACAGGGGATAAAGACGCTTGAACTTTACAATTCGTTGGTTAAAACCTACGGTCAGAAAGAAGTCAGCAAAGTTAATCTCCATAGTAAGAATAGAATAGTTTTGGCGTTTCAACTACTTGCAAATGTGATTAGATGCAAGAATATTATCGTTTTGGTTTCAAAGAATGGTAGGAAAACCGTAATTCCACTTTTGGTTGCATATAATAGGATTTTCCACAAAAAGATTTTCCATTCTTTGATAGGAAGCACAACACATCAAACATTAGAAGAGAACCCCAAATTAATTGAATGCTATAACCGTTTAGCGGGAAATTGGTCTGAAACTAACACAGAAAAAAGACTCCTTGAAGAACTGGGACTGACGAATGTGACAGTGGTAAAAAACTTTAAGAACCTGAGAGTCTTGAAAACAGATGAGTTAATTTATATTACGAATGAGCCTTTCCCGTTATGTACTTTTTCAAGAGTAGAGGAACTTAAGGGAATTCCTAATATAGTTCGTGCAGTAAATAAAGTTAATGAACTTTGTGGAAGAACCGTATGTACGCTAGATATATATGGCAAGGTTATGGAACGATACGAGGATGACTTTGAGAAATTGATGCCTGAGTTTGGTGAAAATATACAATATAAAGGTATCGTTGACTTTGACAAGAGCGTTGAAACACTGAAAAACTATTATATGGTGGTGTTCCCAACGAGGTATTACACTGAAGGAATTCCAGGAACTCTATTGGACTCATTTGCTGCTGGTGTGCCGGTGTTAAGCGCAGAGTGGGAATCTTGCTATGATATTATGAACGAGCATGTTGGTGTAACTTATACATTCAACGATGACGATGCTCTAGTTAATACATTGCTATATGTTTTGAGAAACTCTTCAGAAATAAATAAGATGAAAAAGGAATGCCTTCTTGAAGTAAGCAAATACTCATCTGAAGAAATTATAAAAACAATAGGTACATATCTTGAAGGATAACGATAATGAATATTGGATTATTAATTTATGATTTGAGATCCGGTGGAGCAGAAAGAGTTCTGTGTAAATGGTCCGACCTTCTCAGTGAAGAAAACAATATAACAATTTACACGTTTGATGGACAAGCTGATCCGGAGTACAGTTATTCTGGCAAACTTTCGGTACTGGATTTGCCAAGTAGAGGAAAAAATAAAGTTAAGCAAATGCTTACTTTGGTCAAACGCTATTTGAGACTCAGAAAGCAAATCAAGCAAGATAACATTGACTTATTAGTTAGTTTTTGCTCTACCGCAAACTTTCCGGCAATGTTCCAAAGTGTTCCAAGAATAGCGTCGATCAGGCTGTACTCGGAGTATTTCTCCTATCGAAAAATATATCGCTTTTTAATTAAACACACTCATACTACCTTAGCAGTACAAACAAACAGACTGAAAAATGATATTTTGTTGGATGTAGGAGAAAAGTATTCGTCCAAAATTCATGTTATTGGCAACCCTCTGGATACAGAATTAATCAAAGAAAAGATGAAGGAAGAGCCGGAGGAGGATTTTTTAGAAAGAATCAGAGGAAAAAAGGTAATCTGTTTTACAGCTTCCTTCAAAACAGCCAAGAATCATTGGAACTTGATTAAGAGTTTTAACTTATTACATAAAGAAATGCCGGAAACAGTTCTGGTCCTAATTGGTGGACAAGGAGAATTGGAAGAAAAAACACGCAGAATGGTTGATGACTCCCCAATTAAAGATTCAGTAGTTTTTATTGGGAAGACTACAAATCCATTTAAATATGAGAAATATGCAGATGTTTTTGTGTTGCCGTCGATAACTGAAGGAATTCCTAATGTGCTGATTGAAGCAATGACCGTCGGGCTTCCGGTCATCTCTACAGACTGTCCATCTGGACCGCGAGAGATTCTTTTAGAGAATCCAGATATGAACGTGACGACAGAAGGTATCGAACGTGCAGAATATGGATTATTAGTTGAGCCATTTCCGAATGTACTCGACTTCGATATAAACCACATTGCAAAACAAAATACTGTACTATATACTGCTATGAAAGCTTTACTATCTGATAAGAAATTGAACGATTATTATCGACATCAAGCAAATTATCGGACTCAAAAATATGATATGACAGCATACAAAAAGGAGCTATATGGTTTGATAAAAAATGAGAAAATCTTAGGAGAAGATACTGTTTGGACGAAGAAAAAAAAAATACTTTATTCAATATACTTTATGTGCGCTTCATGGTTCCCCATCAGTTCGCATTCCAAGATTGCCCAAAAATGGCGTTACTTTTGGGCAAGTAGGATTGTAGGGAAATGCGGAAAAAATGTTAACTTTGAGCGCTTTTGTTCTTTTACGCCGGGACTATCTGTTGGAGATAATTCTGGAATCGGAATTAGAGCATGTATAAATGGCCCTGTAACGATTGGTACTGACGTAATGATGGGGCAAGATGTAATTATCTACACGACCCGTCATAATGACGACCGTATTGATATTCCGATGAGAGAACAGGGAATGGCAGACGTAATGCCTGTGTCTATTGGGAACGATGTTTGGATAGGTGGAAGAGTTATCATTCTTCCGGGTGTTACGATAGGTGATGGATGCATCATAGGCGCAGGAGCTGTGGTTACGAAGGATATTCCACCATATAGTGTCGCAGTAGGTGTGCCAGCAAAAGTTGTACGTGAACGAAAATAAAATAATTCCTTTGGATATAGACATATTTTTTGTATTAATACGGGAGGCATTAATGAGAGAAGAGAATACTACATCAGACGAAATCATATGTGCATTAATCTCTTTTATGATTATGTCTTTTTATATATTTGAAACAGCTTCTTGGGGTAGATATGTTATTTTCGGTATTACAATTCTAGTAACATTAATATATGCCGCAAATAACGGCTTTAAGATTCCATTAGTACTTAATCGGCCATTTCATGTTCATGTTGCTGCATTTGCTATTTTTTGTTTTGCTTCTTCAATTTGGGCGTGGAATTCAGTTGCAGCGATTTCAAAGGGCATTACAATTTTTTCCATATTGATATGTTACTCATTGATATATCCTTATTTTCAACAAAAAGGAAATATTGATATACTATTGGATGCTTTTATGTTTTCGGGATATGGGATAGCTCTATATACCGTTGTATATTATGGAACAAGTGGTATTGTATCAATGCTTAGCGGAAATGTACGTTTGGGTAATGATTTTACGAATGCCAACTCTATCGGGCTTATTGCAGCAACATCATGCATAATTCAGTTTTCTTATTTATTAAAAAGGAAAAAAAGAAAGTTTGCTATTTTTCTGATTCCGTGCATCATAGTACTCGCAATTTCTCAATCTCGTAAAGCTATGATTATGCTTGTTGTCGGAATTGCCTTTTTAATTATGACCAAAGAAAGTGACCGTGCTTCAATATTCAAGAAGGCTTTTAATCTTGTACTTGGAGTACTAGCGGTTTTTTTTCTGATATATGTAATGTCACGATTAGATATTTTTTCTGGTGTATTTAGAAGGTTTGAGACTTTATTTGAATCAATTAATGGTACAAGAGCAGAAGATATAAGATCCATATATAGGCGAATTGGAATGCAGCAATTCTATAAAACACCTATATTGGGTATAGGAATAGGAAATTCATTGGACTTACTCGAAAGTGTAGGTCATAGGAGAACTTATTTACACTGTAATTTTGTAGAAATACTTTCAAGTGGGGGAATCGTTGGTTTTATTATATATTATTCGATTTATATTAAGTTGATTGTCGGTCTTTGGAAATACAGGAGATATCGTTCCACGACAACCAACTTATGTATAGTTCTATTGTTTTTGATGCTCATCATGGATTATGGAATGGTAACATATTATGATAAACAACAATACCTATATTTTATGTGTTTTTTCCTTCAACTGGAACTTATAAAAAAAGATTATTATGCAATAGAAGAATCAGAAAGGTACGAAAACAATGTATGAATTGACAGTATTTACACCAGCTTATAATAGAGCAAATACTTTAGAGAGAGCCTATAGAAGCCTAGAAAACCAAACATCTAAAGAGTTTATTTGGCTAGTAATTGATGATGGATCTACTGATAACACTTCAGAATTAGTGGCTCAAATCAAAGAAAACGCTTCGTTTCCTATTGAATATTATAGAAAAGAAAACGGGGGAAGACACACAGCAGTTAATTATTCTTATCAATTTCTAAAAACCAAATATGTTGTTACATTGGATTCCGATGATGAGTTGTTGCCTGATGCAGTTGAAAAAATGTTAAGAACGTGGAATGGCATTCCGAAAGGCGAGTATGACCGTTTTTGGTGTATATCGGGACGAGAAATGTATGCTGATAGTGGAGAAATGGTGGGTAAGCCATATCCAGAAGGAATCAACCAGTTAAGGGGGAAAAAACAAAGAAGAGAAATAATGAAGTATCCTGGAGAGAAACATTGTTGCAGAAAAGTGGCAATTCATGTACAGTATCCTTTCCCTGAATTTCCAGATACAAAATTCATTACCGAAAATGTTGTGTGGCAAAAGATTAATAGGAAATATGATCAATACTGTGTTAATGATATATATGGAAAATATTACACAAATACTGAGGGCAGCTTAATGACAGATAGTCCCCATCAGAAATCGAAACATCGTTCAGCATTTTACAGGGATATAATTTATGTAAATGAGTATTTTGATGACTTATGTTATAGCAAAGGTATTGCATATTTTATTGCAGACATATCGAGAAGGGCTATATTGACAGGAGAACCATATAAAAGCGTAGTGAATAGATTGAATACACCCATAAAAAAAATACTTGTCACTCTATGCTATCCAATAGGGTTTCTTGTTGCGAAATTAAAGGATAAAGCATAAGTACAAATGCAAGGAGAGTCAATAATGATAGGAAGAGTGAAAGAAATACTTAGCTCACCGGCAGAGTTTGGATATTGGCTATCTGGTAGAAGGTTTTGCCGACTTATTCCGGATGAGCTTTATATTAAATTTAAATATAAATGTATCTTGGGAAGATGGCCAAACTTGGATGATCCGAAGTATCTAAGTGAAGAAATACAATGGTTAAAACTGTATGATAGAAATCCTTTATACATCAAATTAGTTGATAAATATGCAGTGCGTAGCTATATAGAAGAGAAAATAGGAAAAGAGTATTTGGTGCCATTACTTGGGGTGTGGGATTCACCTATGGATATTGATTGGGATGCACTTCCTAATAGGTTTGTATTAAAAACTGTAAACGGTTCACACACCAATATAATTTGTACAGAAAAAGCCCAGTTAAATAAGAAAAAAACAATAAGTACATTGCTGAGATGGCAGAAAAGCAATCAAACCTTTTATTATGGAAGGGAGTGGCCATACAAATATGTGAAGCCACGTATCATAGCTGAAGAGTATATTGATTCAACTGCCCCAGGCGGACTTATTGATTATAAATTCATGTGTTTTAATGGTATTGCAGATAATGTAATGGTGTGTTCTGATAGGCAAACAGGGAAAACGAGGTTTGATCATTTTGACAAAAAATGGAATTTTCTAAGGTATCAATATGTCGATGCAAACAAGCCAGAAGATTATTCGATTCCTAAGCCTAATCTAATGGATGAGATGTTTAATATTGCGGAATTCCTAGCAAAACCGTTTCCGTATGTTAGAGTAGATCTTTATTGTGAAAACAATAGGATTTATTTCGGCGAATTAACATTTTATCCTCAGTCCGGCTTTGATACAGATTATACAGAAGAAACTGATTTATATTTTGGAACGAAATTAGATATACATAAATTTTAGCTTGTCTAGAAAATTAGGATGTAAAAGCGGGAAAATAAATACTTGGGTATGGAGAAAGTAAATGGAAAATGGTTTTGGTAACAAGATAATAAACGCTACAAAGTGGTCTGTTGTATCGGAAATAACGGCCAAGATTGCAGCTCCAGTTATAAATATAATTCTTGCTCGATTACTTTCCCCAAGCGAATTTGGGGTTGTTGCATCAATTACTATAATTACCAGTTTCGCCGATATTTTTACAGATGCTGGATTTCAGAAGTTTGTTATACAGCATGAGTTTGACAATGATGATACATTGAATAAGTACTCTGATGTTGCATTCACATCAAATGCTGTCCTGTCGGTAATAATCTATTGTATTATTTTTGGATGGAGACGTAGTTTAGCTTCAGCAATAGGATGCCCTGAGGCTTATAACGGATTGGCAACAGCTGCACTTACTGTATTATGTACTTCTTTTTCAAGTATATCTATTGCAAGATTTCGTAGAGAGTTAAACTTTAAACCACTCTTTTTTATTAGATTAGCGAGTTCACTGATCCCTTTGTTCGTTACTGTTCCGTTAGCATTCGCATTGAGATCATACTGGGCTATTGTCATAGGTACTGTATTTCAGCAATTATTTATTGCAATTATGTCGGTTGGATTGTCGAAGTATAAACCCAGAATCAGAATGAACGTCAAGATATTCTCGGATATGGTTTCATTTTGTTTGTGGAATTTAATGGAAACTTTGTCGATTTGGTTTGCCGGTCAAGCAAATATTTTTATTGTTGCAAGCGTATTGGATTCGTATTATTTGGGATTGTATAAAACAGGAATGTCTACGATTAATTCGTATATGGCAATTATCACGTCTGCAATAACTTCTGTATTCTTTTCAGCGTTATCTCGCATGCAGAACGATAAAGACGCCTATAAAAGAACCTTTGACAAGTTCCAAAAAATAATAGCAGTTATTGTTTTGCCTATGGGAGCTGGGATCTTTTTGTACAGGGATTTGGCTGTTCAACTTTTACTGGGATCACAATGGGCTGAAATTTCGGATTTTATGGGATTATGGGCATTAATGAGTGCGCTTACGATAGCATTCAGCAATACTGCTTGCGAGGTTTATAGAAGCATGGGGAAACCCCAAATATCATTTATACTACAGATGGTTTACTTGGTTTTTTATATCCCTGTTATCTTCTTCTCTGCACATAAGAGCTTTGTTATATTATGCTACGCTAGTTGTTTTATTAGGATCGTTCCAATTTTCTTAGACTTTATTACGCTGAAAACAAAATTTGGATTTCCATTTAAAAGTATTATAAAAAATACATATATTCAATTTATAGCAGTTTCATTAATGACTGTCGTTGCGATTTTATGTCAAAGAATATCAGACGGAATGGTATGGCAAATCATATCGATTCTTATATGCGCGGCATTTTATTTTGCTATCATGCTGTTATTTCCGAGCATGAGAAAAGAAATATCTTCAATTAAGAATATGATATAGCACATAAAAGGTACTGAATAGAATTAAGAAATGATATTAAATTAGCAAACTTCATTTAAGGTTTTCAGACAGTAAACAGAAATAGGAGAAGTAATGGAAGATAGACTTAAAATAAACGACAATATAAAGACGGCGATGATGCTTGCTGTTGTGCTTTATCACTGCTGTATGTTTTTTACCGGCAGTTGGTTTGATAGATCAACTCCAGTTTTCTCTGCAAACTATCTTTCAGTTTTTGCGAGATACCTGAATACATTCCATGTTCAGACATTTGCTATGGCATCCGGTTTCCTGTTCTATGCGTTAAAAAAGGAATATGGAAAATACAGTGGTAACTTTAGAGTGGATATAGGAAAAAGAACAAAGCGATTACTTCTTCCATATGCAATCACAAACATTGTGTGGGTACTTCCTTTTTATATTGTGTTCAGTGGTTTTGATGTCAAAGCTATTGTATACAAATATGTTTTTGGTTGCGCACCATCACAATTATGGTTCCTTCCTATGTTGTTCTGGCTGTTCCTGCTTGCCTATGTTGTTTTCAGAAAGCACAGACCATCAGAAGTTGGATTAATCGCAAGCGTCCTGATTTCAATCGGGGGGGGGTATATCCTAAGTACAATTGGGGTAAAAAATGTGCTTCAGATTGTAACTGCAGTAAGATATGCCATGTATTATTACTTTGGAACGTATCTCTATGAAAAAGAAATAAAACCAAGTACTAGCTTAACGGTAATGAGTGTGATTTTCTCGGTAGGTGGATTTGCATTATCAAGTCAACTTGCTGGCAGCAATCTTTTTGTATTAAAGGCAGTGAATATACTTGTCAGTAGTTTTACTTCTTTTGCGGGTATATTTATGGTCTATGGGTTTGCAAATCTGATTGGATGTAAAGAAGATAATAGGATATGGAGAGGGCTAAAGAAGAATAGCTTTGGTGTGTATCTGTTTCATCAGCAATTGATATACCCATGTATTATGTTGCTGAACGGAAGAGTAAACCCTGTTATACAGGTTGTCATTTGCTTTATGGTACTGGGTTTCATATCAAGTGGTATTACTGAGTTCCTTCGCAAATGGAAGGCTACTAAGGTTATGTTTGGACTGTGATCAAAGCAAAGGTCACACTTATGTGTGGTGAATATGAAAATCCAGAGGAAACTGAAATTACATTTGTTTGTGAGTGATTGAAGCGGAGAAATCAATGACTGTATAAGGAAATGGCAATAGGCTAAGATTATAGAACATAAACGAAAAGACTGAGAGGAAGATATTCAATGAAACCAATCAACGTACAGCTAACTAACAAAACTATCTTAATTACCGGAGCGGCAGGCTTCATCGGGGCGAATCTTGTTCTCACCCTGTTGTCTGATAATACCATTCACACCCGTCTAATCGGTGTGGATAATATGAACGATTATTACGATGTAAGTATAAAGGAGTGGCGGCTGAAGGAGATTCAGACTGTTGCGGAGAAGTCCACATCATCATGGACATTCATCAAAGGTTCTATAGCAGATAAGGAACTGATCAACTCAATAATCAACACTTACCATCCGGACATTGTAGTAAACCTTGCAGCGCAGGCAGGTGTACGTTACAGCATTACTAATTCGGATGTGTACATAGAATCAAATCTGATTGGTTTTTATAATATTCTGGAAGCTTGTCGTCATTCTTATGATAATGGAGAAAAAAGAGTAGAACATCTGGTATATGCATCCTCATCATCTGTATATGGAGCAAATAAGAAAGTGCCGTATTCAACAGACGACAAGGTAGACAACCCGGTGTCCCTGTACGCAGCGACTAAGAAATCGAATGAACTCTTAGCTCATGCATATTCCAAGCTTTATAATATTCCGTCCACCGGTCTGCGGTTCTTTACCGTTTACGGTCCCGCAGGGCGTCCGGATATGGCTTATTTTGGATTTACGAACAAGTTGCTAAAGGGAGAGAAGATTCAGATTTTTAATTATGGAAACTGCAAACGTGATTTCACCTATGTAGATGACATTGTGGAAGGCGTTAAACGTGTGATGATGGGGGCGCCGGAGAGAAGGATTGGTGAAGACGGGCTTCCGGTTCCTCCATATGCCATCTATAACATCGGCAACAGTCAGCCGGAGAACCTGCTGGACTTCGTACAGATACTAAGCGAGGAACTGGTGAGGGCAGAGGTCCTGCCGGAGGATTACGATTTTGAAGCTCATAAAGAGCTTGTGCCGATGCAGCCGGGAGATGTACCGGTAACGTATGCTGATACCAGCGCACTGGAGCGTGACTTCGGCTTCAAGCCAAGTACCGATTTAAGGACAGGAATTCGCCGGTTTGCGGAATGGTACAAGGAGTTTTACCGGGTTTAAGAAGAAAACCAGTATGGGAGAATCATAACGGAAGCATTGCAGTAAGGAGAGAAGCAGAATGAACAGAAAAATCGCAGTTGCAGGAACCGGCTATGTTGGTCTGTCCATTGCAACACTTTTAGCACAGCATAATCATGTAACAGCAGTAGACATTATCCCGGAAAAGGTGGAGATGATTAATAACAGGAAGTCTCCCATCCAGGACGAATACATTGAAAAATATCTGGCGGAAAAGGAGCTGGATTTAACTGCCACGCTGGACGGCGAATCCGCATACCGGGACGCGGAGTTTGTGGTCATTGCTGCCCCGACCAATTATGACAGCAAGAAGAACTATTTCGATACTTCTGCCGTGGAAGCAGTTATCAGGCTGGTGATGAACGTCAATCCGGATGCCATCATGGTCATCAAGTCCACGATTCCGGTCGGCTATACGGCAGGCATCCGCAAGAAGATGGGCAGTGATAACATTATCTTCAGCCCGGAATTTCTGCGGGAATCCAAAGCCCTGTACGACAACCTTTATCCGTCCCGTATTATTGTTTCCACAGATGGAA
This is a stretch of genomic DNA from Marvinbryantia formatexigens DSM 14469. It encodes these proteins:
- a CDS encoding acyltransferase family protein is translated as MEDRLKINDNIKTAMMLAVVLYHCCMFFTGSWFDRSTPVFSANYLSVFARYLNTFHVQTFAMASGFLFYALKKEYGKYSGNFRVDIGKRTKRLLLPYAITNIVWVLPFYIVFSGFDVKAIVYKYVFGCAPSQLWFLPMLFWLFLLAYVVFRKHRPSEVGLIASVLISIGGGYILSTIGVKNVLQIVTAVRYAMYYYFGTYLYEKEIKPSTSLTVMSVIFSVGGFALSSQLAGSNLFVLKAVNILVSSFTSFAGIFMVYGFANLIGCKEDNRIWRGLKKNSFGVYLFHQQLIYPCIMLLNGRVNPVIQVVICFMVLGFISSGITEFLRKWKATKVMFGL
- a CDS encoding NAD-dependent epimerase/dehydratase family protein — protein: MKPINVQLTNKTILITGAAGFIGANLVLTLLSDNTIHTRLIGVDNMNDYYDVSIKEWRLKEIQTVAEKSTSSWTFIKGSIADKELINSIINTYHPDIVVNLAAQAGVRYSITNSDVYIESNLIGFYNILEACRHSYDNGEKRVEHLVYASSSSVYGANKKVPYSTDDKVDNPVSLYAATKKSNELLAHAYSKLYNIPSTGLRFFTVYGPAGRPDMAYFGFTNKLLKGEKIQIFNYGNCKRDFTYVDDIVEGVKRVMMGAPERRIGEDGLPVPPYAIYNIGNSQPENLLDFVQILSEELVRAEVLPEDYDFEAHKELVPMQPGDVPVTYADTSALERDFGFKPSTDLRTGIRRFAEWYKEFYRV
- a CDS encoding oligosaccharide flippase family protein, yielding MENGFGNKIINATKWSVVSEITAKIAAPVINIILARLLSPSEFGVVASITIITSFADIFTDAGFQKFVIQHEFDNDDTLNKYSDVAFTSNAVLSVIIYCIIFGWRRSLASAIGCPEAYNGLATAALTVLCTSFSSISIARFRRELNFKPLFFIRLASSLIPLFVTVPLAFALRSYWAIVIGTVFQQLFIAIMSVGLSKYKPRIRMNVKIFSDMVSFCLWNLMETLSIWFAGQANIFIVASVLDSYYLGLYKTGMSTINSYMAIITSAITSVFFSALSRMQNDKDAYKRTFDKFQKIIAVIVLPMGAGIFLYRDLAVQLLLGSQWAEISDFMGLWALMSALTIAFSNTACEVYRSMGKPQISFILQMVYLVFYIPVIFFSAHKSFVILCYASCFIRIVPIFLDFITLKTKFGFPFKSIIKNTYIQFIAVSLMTVVAILCQRISDGMVWQIISILICAAFYFAIMLLFPSMRKEISSIKNMI